A window of the Fusarium poae strain DAOMC 252244 chromosome 3, whole genome shotgun sequence genome harbors these coding sequences:
- a CDS encoding hypothetical protein (TransMembrane:1 (i52-68o)), which produces MSPLVTRVVRSTVALRPLPAAAQRSLRTSSILRDTEPYQAKPPQQSRDHNKLLGAGAVLIGATFFWFYRGGKPAALDASGESTGMKPPTK; this is translated from the exons ATGTCTCCCCTGGTTACGCGCGTCGTCCGTTCCACCGTCGCCCTTCGACCTCTTCCCGCGGCGGCTCAGCGAAGTCTCCGCACCTCGAGCATCCTCCGCGACACCGAACCCTACCAAGCCAAGCCGCCGCAGCAGAGTCGTGACCA CAACAAGTTGCTCGGTGCTGGCGCTGTCCTCATCGGCGCCACTTTCTTCTGGTTCTACAGAGGAGGCAAACCCGCGGCTCTCGATGCGTCTGGCGAGTCTACAGGCATGAAGCCGCCCACAAAGTAG
- a CDS encoding hypothetical protein (TransMembrane:9 (o26-44i56-79o138-155i164-182o244-265i285-303o315-337i344-364o370-387i)~BUSCO:29540at5125), with protein MAILEAFPKGSPASQAVFLGLNKKQWALTTLTFQNSALILIMHYSRVMPPSGDHRYFTSTAVFLNEIIKLAVSLSLAIYDTSKTLAPTTPATVLFEQIYNSVFAGDGWKLALTAAFYTLQNMLQYVAIGNLDAVHFQVLYQLKILITALFSVVLLRRNLGPKRWLALIILTLGVCVVSLPQVDSSPSSSSIPLRHMTDHFFPRSLHELGHAPIDNSQTNQFAKRSATYEGIDHDLPPLDPLMNYSVGLVSVLVAATVSGLTGVYFEKLLKESPTQASVWIRNVQLSFYSIFAAGLGGVIWQDGEGISEHGFFEGYNWVVWSAVVLQAAGGMLASVVIRDTDNIVKNFATSISIVISFLISMMLFQFEVSATFLFGTFLVLLSTWIYNGSDRNIRRPPPIQIHSFEKPAIEPTQTPRNLAVSRLSLNPMESPLGLTTSRPSTPLLPRTPSRSNFKRDD; from the exons ATGGCGATTCTAGAGGCTTTCCCTAAGGGCTCGCCTGCTAGTCAGGCTGTCTTTCTGGGTCTAAACAAAAAGCAATGGGCTTTGACAACA TTGACCTTTCAAAACTCAGCCCTCATCTTG ATCATGCACTATTCCCGCGTTATGCCACCCTCTGGTGACCATCGTTACTTCACTTCGACTGCCGTTTTTCTCAATGAGATTATCAAGCTTGCTGTCTCACTTTCCTTGGCTATATACGATACCTCCAAGACCCTGGCTCCTACGACACCCGCAACAGTTCTTTTCGAGCAAATCTATAATTCGGTTTTTGCCGGCGATGGGTGGAAGCTTGCTTTGACTGCTGCATTTTATACCCTGCAAAATATGCTGCAGTATGTTGCCATTGGAAACTTGGATGCGGTGCACTTTCAAGTGCTGTATCAGCTCAAG ATTCTCATCACTGCCCTCTTCAGTGTCGTCCTGCTGCGTCGAAACTTGGGACCTAAACGATGGCTCGCTCTCATCATTCTCACTCTTGGCGTATGCGTCGTCTCCCTTCCTCAGGTCGATTCATCACCGAGCTCTTCCAGCATTCCCCTCCGCCATATGACGGACCATTTCTTTCCTCGTTCGCTTCACGAGCTGGGTCATGCTCCCATCGACAACAGCCAGACCAACCAATTCGCCAAACGTTCTGCTACCTACGAAGGAATCGACCATGATTTACCGCCTCTGGACCCTCTCATGAATTACTCGGTTGGTTTGGTCTCGGTTTTGGTGGCCGCTACAGTATCGGGCTTGACCGGCGTTTATTTCGAGAAGCTCCTCAAGGAGAGCCCCACCCAAGCCAGTGTTTGGATCCGCAATGTCCAACTAAGCTTCTACTCCATCTTCGCTGCAGGTCTAGGAGGTGTCATTTGGCAGGATGGCGAAGGCATCAGCGAGCATGGTTTTTTTGAGGGCTATAACTGGGTCGTGTGGAGCGCTGTTGTATTGCAAGCAGCCGGCGGCATGTTGGCAAGCGTAGTAATTCGCGATACTGACAACATTGTCAAGAACTTTGCGACAAGTATCAGTATCGTCATCAGCTTCCTGATCAGCATGATGCTGTTCCAGTTCGAAGTATCAGCAACA TTTCTCTTTGGTACATTCCTCGTTCTGCTGTCAACTTGGATCTACAATGGTTCGGATCGTAATATCCGACGTCCTCCGCCAATTCAGATTCATAGTTTCGAAAAGCCAGCCATCGAACCAACTCAGACCCCACGCAACCTGGCGGTAAGCCGTCTGAGCCTCAACCCTATGGAAAGCCCATTGGGCTTGACTACAAGCCGGCCAAGCACACCTCTGCTACCTAGGACGCCGAGCCGATCTAACTTCAAGAGAGACGATTGA
- a CDS encoding hypothetical protein (CAZy:GT15), producing MAKTPGSTLWWAGTVALFYFALIVVGSASSLSADDIPVKAALVALVKDNDINATLFSIKEFDDKFNNRFLHDWVFFSVQDLSEAFKDSVTNATNATCIFEVIPEENWNDPGWVDLFQHSVSTNTNLGKGSAALNTIANIHQMNRWISAPFAKERCLKDYEWFLKVDPGAQLAQNIHFDVFRFMRDNGIAYGSSRAAFGQANLSPLSPQIKSFFQKHPELLHKEADVAWLVENVANLLTQSDPLDDGFEDLVDEGSDKLRSRNEASHVPRAQDEGERSSWLSECFASWLADIHGNSLSPSFEIGSLAFFRSLNQVAFFDHLDNAGDAPLHSLSASMSLSQESVWHFRTKETQLSSQHDGDTQTERRNSEKCMNNFDNSNLNGSANSKGDACEAMAALLEAWDLMAQDVVGFTAAHVEAVQHR from the exons ATGGCAAAGACCCCTGGTTCCACTCTCTGGTGGGCAGGGACGGTTGCTCTCTTTTACTTCGCTCTCATCGTCGTTGGATCTGCGTCGTCTCTGTCTGCTGATGATATTCCTGTCAAGGCAGCCTTGGTGGCTTTGGTTAAGGATAACGACATCAACGCTACCCTTTTCAGCATCAAGGAATTTGATGACAAGTTCAACAACCGCTTCCTCCACGATTGGGTCTTCTTCAGTGTCCAGGATCTCTCAGAGGCATTCAAGGATTCGGTTACCAATGCTACCAACGCCACTTGTATTTTCGAGGTCATTCCCGAAGAGAACTGGAACGACCCGGGATGGGTTGACTTGTTCCAGCATTCCGTCTCTACGAACACCAACCTGGGCAAAGGCTCTGCAGCTCTCAATACTATCGCCAATATCCACCAAATGAACCGATGGATCTCAGCTCCTTTTGCCAAAGAGCGATGTCTCAAAGACTATGAATGGTTTTTGAAAGTCGATCCAGGT GCTCAGCTAGCCCAAAACATCCATTTTGATGTCTTTCGTTTCATGCGAGACAATGGCATCGCCTACGGGTCTAGCCGAGCTGCTTTTGGTCAGGCCAACCTGTCTCCTCTATCTCCCCAAATCAAATCATTCTTTCAAAAGCATCCGGAGCTGCTCCATAAGGAAGCCGATGTCGCATGGCTTGTTGAGAACGTTGCAAACCTACTCACGCAGTCCGACCCATTGGATGACGGTTTTGAAGACTTGGTAGACGAGGGCAGCGACAAGCTGAGGTCGCGG AACGAGGCGTCCCATGTTCCTAGAGCCCAGGATGAAGGCGAGAGATCATCTTGGCTCAGCGAGTGCTTTGCATCTTGGCTAGCTGACATTCATGGAAACAGTCTCTCCCCCTCATTCGAGATTGGATCACTCGCTTTCTTCCGCAGCCTTAACCAGGTTGCATTCTTTGATCATCTCGACAATGCAGGCGACGCCCCACTGCACAGCCTGAGTGCCAGCATGTCTCTGTCTCAAGAGAGTGTCTGGCACTTCCGCACTAAGGAAACCCAGCTCAGCTCTCAACACGACGGCGACACTCAAACTGAGCGCCGAAACAGTGAGAAGTGCATGAATAACTTTGACAACTCTAACTTGAACGGCAGTGCAAATTCGAAGGGGGATGCCTGCGAGGCTATGGCGGCGCTGCTCGAGGCCTGGGACTTAATGGCCCAGGATGTAG TTGGGTTCACCGCCGCGCACGTCGAGGCAGTACAGCACAGGTAG
- the HIR1 gene encoding HIR complex subunit (BUSCO:2728at5125), whose amino-acid sequence MHIIKPSWLSHCGEQKDFEVYSCHVSPDGKRLATAGGDGHVRVWSTESIYNANTPDYNKPRQLCHMSHHLGTIHSVRFSPNGRYLASGADDKIICVYHLDKSPPAATFGTNEPPPVENWKTYKRLIGHDNDVQDLAWSYDSSILVSVGLDSKVVVWSGHTFEKLKTLPAHQSHVKGITFDPANKFFATASDDRTIKIFRFTSPAPNATQHDMVNNFVLETTISSPFKSSPLTTYFRRCSWSPDGNHIAAANAVNGPVSSVAIIERTRWDSEINLIGHEAPTEVCMFSPRLFHTSKPDPSVDDKTPSLVTVIASAGQDKTLSIWNTNTSRPVVILQDLAGKSVSDLAWTPDGQTLFASSLDGSIVVAKFSEGELGWVAQPEENDKALQKYGASRKGMGIAEDVDGLILENQSKAGESRAVESRMGALMGDLPDSTKESTPVTNGTKTTKAATNGQSEAEKDKEAEKEQEKEPEEAADKTAQRVKELKSRVTVGKDGKKRVAPLLVSSSGTGTSSLPQTQLVGTTSNNKATQNDTPQTTLDLAKPFDGLPKGGIAAMLLGNKRRLNLGEAEEDEEPVTKRAATGPTPIVTNGHDGVEPAALVPVQHGVVPTPEFLRPAVMNPSIAFAQVRLAVPKIRSHILRPLDRGILQGESSLEDASKTPENTILEAKNDSNPRDPSHVLVSKRGALIWEEWLPRAIILVTATKHFWAVACEDGSIHTWTPAGRRLLAPIILESQPVILEARGHWLLCITAVGLAHVWDLKTQSSPSPPVSLGPILDIATTSLNQHSATPGPGVTSAHLNSTGHIIVTLTNGDGYYYAREMFTWQRLSEAWWAVGSQYWNSNDSSISALQSTAVGPTSKEGKDKDKESTKATVSSGIIPFLERHTTNEFLLKGRAYGLQRIIKMVVQRKEAENLESSVSIAHLETRIAGALQLGAQEEFRLYLFMYAKRLGAEGARVKVEELLNSLLGGILEENEEEDEEDDGHGWFSKEGDLCGWDRRELLKDVVMILGKYRELQRLTLQYAKVLDISLEDGPVDVEQMDVEA is encoded by the exons ATGCACATCATCAAGCCTTCATGGCTGAGCCATTGCGGCGAGCAAAAAGATTTTGAAGTTTACAGCTGTCACGTTTCACCAGACGGCAAACGTCTTGCGACCGCAGGCGGCGATGGACACGTGCGAGTTTGGTCGACAGAATCCATTTACAATGCCAACACGCCAGACTACAACAAGCCGCGCCAGCTCTGCCACATGAGCCATCATCTCGGCACGATTCATTCCGTTCGATTTTCGCCCAACGGTCGTTACCTCGCCTCTGGAGCCGACGACAAGATCATCTGCGTATACCACCTCGACAAAAGCCCCCCAGCTGCCACCTTTGGCACCAACGAGCCTCCGCCAGTCGAGAATTGGAAGACGTACAAACGCTTAATTGGCCACGATAATGATGTGCAAGATCTCGCTTGGTCATACGACTCCTCCATACTTGTCTCAGTTGGGCTCGATTCAAAGGTTGTCGTGTGGTCAGGGCACACgtttgagaagctcaagaccCTGCCAGCGCACCAAAGTCACGTCAAGGGAATCACTTTTGACCCTGCAAACAAGTTTTTTGCGACGGCAAGCGACGACCGAACAATCAAAATCTTCAGATTCACCTCCCCTGCGCCTAATGCGACTCAGCACGACATGGTTAACAACTTTGTTCTCGAGACCACGATTAGTTCCCCATTCAAGAGCTCCCCATTGACTACCTACTTCCGAAGATGTTCGTGGTCTCCTGATGGAAATCACATTGCTGCCGCCAACGCCGTCAACGGCCCTGTCAGTTCTGTCGCCATAATCGAGCGAACGAGATGGGATAGCGAGATCAATCTGATCGGTCACGAGGCTCCTACAGAAGTCTGCATGTTTTCACCTCGACTTTTCCATACGAGCAAGCCAGATCCAAGCGTCGACGATAAGACGCCATCGCTGGTGACAGTCATTGCTTCCGCCGGTCAAGACAAGACGCTGAGTATTTGGAACACGAACACGTCCAGGCCTGTCGTCATTCTCCAAGATCTGGCAGGTAAGTCAGTATCTGACCTGGCGTGGACTCCAGACGGCCAAACGTTGTTTGCTTCCAGTCTGGACGGTAGCATTGTGGTAGCCAAATTTAGCGAGGGAGAACTTGGCTGGGTAGCGCAGCCCGAGGAAAACGACAAAGCATTGCAGAAGTACGGTGCGTCAAGAAAGGGGATGGGTATCGCGGAAGATGTAGATGGTCTCATTTTAGAAAACCAAAGCAAGGCAGGAGAGTCGCGAGCTGTGGAATCAAGAATGGGTGCCCTTATGGGCGATCTCCCTGATTCTACCAAGGAGTCGACACCTGTCACGAATGGCACCAAGACTACAAAAGCCGCCACAAATGGACAGTCCGAGGCAGAAAAGGACAAGGAAGCAGAGAAAGAGCAAGAAAAAGAGCCAGAAGAGGCGGCTGATAAGACAGCCCAACGTGTCAAAGAGCTCAAGTCTCGAGTCACGGTTGGCAAGGACGGTAAAAAGCGAGTGGCACCTTTATTGGTGTCCTCATCGGGGACAGGCACGTCATCTCTGCCGCAAACTCAACTGGTTGGAACAACAAGCAACAACAAGGCAACGCAGAATGATACACCACAGACAACGCTTGACTTGGCCAAGCCCTTTGACGGACTGCCCAAGGGAGGCATCGCCGCCATGCTACTCGGTAATAAGAGGCGTCTTAATCTTGGCGAAGctgaagaggacgaggagcCGGTTACCAAACGCGCAGCCACAGGACCTACCCCTATCGTCACTAATGGGCACGATGGCGTTGAGCCAGCGGCACTCGTGCCAGTACAGCACGGTGTAGTTCCAACACCTGAGTTTCTGAGGCCTGCAGTTATGAATCCTTCTATTGCTTTCGCGCAGGTCAGGTTGGCTGTGCCAAAGATCAGGTCACATATACTTCGACCTCTTGATAGGGGAATACTCCAGGGCGAGAGCTCGCTGGAGGATGCATCCAAAACTCCCGAGAACACAATCCTCGAGGCCAAAAACGATTCCAACCCCAGAGATCCTTCACACGTGTTGGTGAGTAAGAGAGGCGCACTCATCTGGGAAGAGTGGCTCCCTCGAGCCATCATACTAGTCACGGCCACCAAACACTTTTGGGCTGTTGCTTGTGAAGACGGTTCCATCCATACTTGGACGCCTGCTGGCAGAAGGCTATTGGCCCCTATCATATTGGAGTCACAGCCTGTCATCCTGGAAGCTCGCGGTCATTGGCTGCTATGTATCACCGCTGTTGGCCTCGCTCACGTCTGGGACTTGAAGACTCAGTCCTCCCCCAGCCCTCCAGTGTCACTGGGACCAATCCTTGACATTGCCACAACCTCGTTAAATCAGCACAGTGCGACGCCTGGACCAGGTGTTACTTCTGCTCACCTCAACTCCACCGGTCATATCATTGTGACCCTGACAAACGGTGACGGCTATTACTATGCTCGGGAAATGTTCACGTGGCAACGTCTTAGCGAAGCTTGGTGGGCCGTGGGTTCACAATACTGGAACTCGAACGATTCGTCCATATCTGCCCTGCAATCAACAGCTGTTGGCCCAACTTCAAAAGAGggcaaggacaaggacaaggaatCTACCAAGGCTACAGTTTCGTCCGGCATCATACCTTTTCTCGAACGACACACAACCAACGAGTTTCTTCTTAAGGGTAGGGCTTATGGGTTGCAACGTATCATTAAGATGGTTGTGCAGCGTAAGGAAGCTGAAAACCTGGAGAGCAGCGTCAGTATAGCCCATCTGGAGACACGAATTGCTGGTGCTTTGCAGCTAGGGGCACAGGAAGAATTCCGCCTCTATCTGTTCATGTATGCCAAACGACTGGGTGCTGAGGGAGCAAGGGTCAAGGTTGAAGAGCTCCTTAATAGTCTTCTCGGAGGCATCCTTGAGGAGaacgaagaagaggatgaagaggatgacggCCATGGCTGGTTCAGCAAAGAGGGCGACCTATGTGGGTGGGATCGTAGGGAGTTGCTTAAGGATGTAGTGATGATTCTTG GTAAATACAGAGAGCTGCAGCGACTTACTTTGCAATACGCAAAGGTACTCGACATAAGCCTAGAGGATGGCCCAGTAGATGTTGAGCAGATGGACGTGGAGGCTTGA
- a CDS encoding hypothetical protein (BUSCO:48505at5125) yields the protein MKTASQPSAPHNAASKIKHLVGKIRRQSHPPPPEYSSASPSSTANPSRESSTCPLPHIGRHSQRSSRRGSASEEDERVHDLELWNAAYDVLKRDNTSSGLVLAYESIISHALPDSLRPGHNGNCDGLPTDGDKRTELMMMIAKSGLEREVKEVSQTDSGDGEAREYLIQTRSIIASLLDDQPSAAIAWAGFCSLTPLLLDPLIRHDDIRHGFVHITNAIPHYMTLHRALHPSSWKSLPDFQRLQPQLHQTLLNLYCRILEYEMNIVCAAASAWNMAARNVVDWHGWKAMSDAVRDTDAELMNHVDKSGTDEAKAIMEVQRKLDPEGGERGEPTHDTLNHNI from the exons ATGAAAACTGCCTCTCAACCTTCAGCTCCTCACAATGCAGCAAGCAAAATAAAACATCTTGTCGGCAAGATCCGCCGCCAATCGCACCCCCCACCACCCGAATACTCTTCAGCCTCTCCCTCATCAACTGCAAACCCATCTCGGGAATCCTCAACATGTCCTCTGCCACACATCGGCAGGCACAGCCAACGTAGTAGCCGTCGTGGCTCAGCCTCCGAAGAAGATGAACGCGTCCACGATCTTGAGCTTTGGAATGCAGCTTACGATGTGCTCAAGAGAGATAACACATCTTCTGGTCTTGTACTCGCGTACGAGAGTATTATCTCTCACGCACTGCCTGATTCGCTAAGGCCGGGTCACAATGGAAACTGTGACGGATTACCAACCGACGGTGATAAGAGAACTGAgctcatgatgatgattgcAAAGTCTGGACTGGAGCGTGAGGTCAAGGAAGTATCTCAGACAGATTCGGGCGACGGCGAGGCGAGAGAATATCTGATTCAGACAAGGTCGATCATAGCTTCATTATTAGACGACCAACCCAGCGCCGCCATCGCATGGGCGGGTTTCTGCTCTCTAACGCCT CTGCTTCTTGATCCTCTCATCCGACACGATGATATCCGTCACGGCTTTGTCCATATTACAAATGCCATTCCCCACTACATGACACTACACCGCGCTCTCCATCCTTCATCGTGGAAATCGCTCCCCGACTTTCAACGCCTACAACCGCAACTCCACCAAACCCTCTTAAACCTCTACTGCCGCATCCTCGAGTATGAGATGAACATTGTCTGCGCCGCTGCGAGTGCCTGGAACATGGCCGCTCGCAACGTCGTTGACTGGCATGGCTGGAAGGCCATGTCAGATGCCGTGAGAGACACCGACGCTGAGCTTATGAATCATGTCGATAAGAGCGGTACAGATGAGGCCAAGGCGATTATGGAGGTCCAGAGGAAGCTAGACCCTGAAGGAGGAGAGCGTGGTGAACCAACACACGACACTTTAAATCACAATATCTGA
- a CDS encoding hypothetical protein (SECRETED:SignalP(1-16)), producing the protein MRFVNFITIFIGLAAAAPAPAPAIAPAATPTKDEMIAVTTSTPTASGDPFTYWSATCESVKACDEDTYVGREAPKDTKRANYRDCAALLSSFGSRNGTFVVPRACEDDNEYAFGNGHVDVVKSGSCAFSVRADKGLMVGDEDIVWIMQKAVLDNSDGTEMAARGSVQCNTEDGKAKGGLYWEIHGVQSTGY; encoded by the coding sequence ATGCGTTTCGTCAATTTTATCACCATCTTCATCGGCCTGGCTGCCGCTGCGCCTGCGCCTGCGCCTGCTATTGCACCTGCTGCTACACCTACCAAAGATGAAATGATAGCCGTCACGACTTCAACTCCCACCGCTTCTGGGGATCCCTTCACCTACTGGTCCGCCACCTGTGAATCGGTCAAGGCCTGCGATGAGGATACCTACGTCGGCCGCGAGGCCCCTAAGGACACCAAGCGTGCCAACTATCGCGATTGCGCTGCCCTTCTGTCTAGCTTCGGATCCCGCAACGGCACTTTCGTCGTCCCCCGCGCTTGTGAAGACGACAACGAGTATGCTTTCGGAAACGGCCACGTCGATGTGGTCAAGTCTGGTTCCTGCGCGTTTTCCGTCCGTGCCGACAAGGGATTGATGGTTGGTGACGAAGACATTGTGTGGATCATGCAAAAGGCTGTTCTCGACAACTCTGATGGTACGGAGATGGCAGCTCGTGGTTCTGTCCAGTGTAATACCGAGGATGGCAAGGCGAAGGGTGGTCTCTATTGGGAGATTCACGGGGTTCAGTCAACTGGTTATTAA
- a CDS encoding hypothetical protein (TransMembrane:4 (o35-56i98-119o139-162i174-192o)), with protein sequence MLWRQKPLGYDPKDFPDYKLYQNHETGFQQLLKQWPIIFTFITWSFTFLFSILTIINEWFWMIIRDPLQYGKANAWIIKQYHGCPTVFQMTYGAAITVWFFSILYRIIIAICGVLLGAYNDPAWAVNQALTFSSYVEDLVFGGGTLIACTIFNFAYSSIVLLHDVSVHSFSGMIILLIAVVLFQLHHYLFVYNPEATKESTQPLKGIINNSSVDAMRSPNTNMGSYQVPTPLTGSSLQRIPYNPPWRSSPGRCFRAPTTPSTGSTTSSSNSSPPDPTPFRRRPSPKSNKPPGASYVAVSPKSVEKLRNDGYGVPEPTRETTYSWDSPIGDERLAQLRRRAQLHVKPSPPKFKEVEQHKAEAEDEARFVHSVVPTKTQWVYSSLDAVERRIAIITDEVKDLGTKVDSFKEAGIVRPIPEPSDDLQASPRTQKREATLVERERIKAAMTHYVPEIENAAMAILKQQHGVEELLDRTENLIAKAGKTGCAVSRAVSGEVEDCRVKIKNMFGDARQTLIKARSIEELCEDRRVKLTDEANKLKRLDRAHLLLLEINAKKREIEMHRSVITIESR encoded by the coding sequence ATGCTCTGGCGTCAAAAACCCCTTGGGTATGATCCCAAAGATTTCCCCGACTACAAGCTTTATCAGAATCACGAGACTGGTTTCCAGCAATTATTGAAGCAGTGGCCTATCATCTTCACTTTCATTACATGGTCTTTCACCTTTTTGTTTTCCatcctcaccatcatcaacgaGTGGTTCTGGATGATCATTCGCGATCCTCTTCAATACGGCAAGGCGAATGCCTGGATCATCAAACAGTATCACGGATGCCCTACCGTCTTCCAGATGACCTATGGAGCAGCCATCACTGTCTGGTTCTTCAGCATCCTCTACCGTATTATCATTGCGATTTGCGGCGTTCTACTTGGTGCCTACAACGATCCTGCGTGGGCTGTCAATCAGGCCTTGACTTTCTCATCATACGTGGAGGATCTTGTGTTTGGCGGCGGCACTTTGATCGCTTGTaccatcttcaactttgCTTACTCTTCCATCGTCCTTCTCCACGACGTATCGGTCCACTCCTTCAGTGGAATGATCATCTTGCTCATTGCGGTTGTCCTCTTCCAGCTACACCACTACCTCTTCGTTTACAACCCCGAGGCCACAAAAGAATCCACCCAGCCGCTCAAAGGAATTATCAACAATTCATCCGTGGACGCAATGCGATCCCCAAACACCAATATGGGGAGCTACCAAGTACCCACACCTCTCACGGGATCCTCGCTCCAGAGAATACCATACAACCCACCATGGCGAAGCAGCCCAGGACGCTGCTTCCGGGCCCCTACTACACCCTCAACTGGATCAACTACATCATCTTCTAACTCATCGCCCCCTGATCCTACTCCTTTTCGACGACGACCTAGCCCGAAATCCAACAAACCTCCTGGAGCCTCATATGTCGCAGTGTCCCCTAAATCTGTCGAAAAGCTGCGTAATGATGGCTACGGGGTCCCAGAGCCCACCAGAGAGACAACTTACTCCTGGGACTCGCCCATCGGCGATGAGCGTCTTGCTCAGCTCCGGCGACGAGCCCAGCTCCACGTCAAACCCAGCCCTCCCAAGTTCAAGGAAGTCGAGCAACACAAGGCCGAGGCCGAAGATGAGGCTAGATTTGTCCATTCTGTCGTGCCTACTAAGACCCAGTGGGTTTACTCTTCCCTTGATGCTGTCGAGCGACGAATCGCAATCATCACCGACGAAGTTAAAGACCTCGGCACAAAGGTCGACTCGTTCAAAGAAGCAGGCATCGTTCGACCTATCCCTGAGCCCTCAGATGATCTGCAAGCATCACCCCGAACCCAGAAGCGCGAAGCCACTCTGGTCGAGAGAGAGCGCATCAAGGCCGCCATGACTCATTACGTACCCGAGATCGAGAACGCCGCAATGGCCATTCTGAAGCAACAGCATGGCGTCGAGGAGCTGCTGGACCGAACCGAGAATCTTATTGCAAAAGCTGGTAAAACCGGATGCGCCGTCTCCCGTGCCGTGTCTGGTGAAGTGGAGGACTGCAGAGTCAAGATTAAGAATATGTTTGGCGATGCCAGGCAGACACTGATCAAAGCTCGATCCATCGAAGAGCTTTGCGAAGATCGTCGCGTGAAGCTGACAGATGAAGCCAACAAATTGAAGCGTCTGGACCGGGCTCATCTGCTCTTGTTGGAAATCAACGCCAAGAAGCGCGAGATTGAAATGCACCGATCGGTGATCACAATCGAGAGTCGGTAA